A section of the Meles meles chromosome 8, mMelMel3.1 paternal haplotype, whole genome shotgun sequence genome encodes:
- the LOC123948838 gene encoding putative olfactory receptor 10D3, with product MQNYTSVTEFTLLGIPNTEGLENMLFVLFLAFYLFTLLGNLLIFLTILVSSNLHTPMYFFLGNLSVFDIFFPSVSSPKMMLYLMGQSRTISYQGCACQLFFYHFLGGTECFLYTVMAYDRFVAICHPLRYTIIMSPRVCTGLTLGTWLGGCLHGSILTFLVFKLPYCGPSEVDNFFCDIPVVLPLACADTSLAQMVSFTNVDVVTLTCFFLILTSYGHIVLSILKISTSEGRRRAFSTCGAHLISIFLFYGPVMLIYLRPASSPWLDSVIQVLNNIVTPSLNPLIYTLRNKDVKLALRKVFTQMVHISGA from the coding sequence ATGCAGAATTACACTTCCGTGACGGAGTTCACCCTATTGGGAATTCCCAATACGGAAGGGTTGGAGAACAtgctttttgtcttatttttggcCTTCTATCTCTTCACCTTGCTGGGAAATCTGCTCATCTTCCTCACAATTCTGGTCTCCTCCAACCTGCACAcccccatgtatttcttcctggGAAACCTGTCTGTGTTTGATATCTTTTTCCCTTCCGTGAGTTCCCCCAAAATGATGCTCTACCTCATGGGGCAAAGCCGGACCATCTCTTACCAGGGCTGTGCCTGCCAACTCTTCTTCTACCACTTCCTGGGGGGCACTGAATGTTTCCTGTACACcgtgatggcctatgaccgctttGTGGCTATTTGTCACCCTTTGCGATACACCATCATCATGAGCCCTAGGGTGTGCACTGGCTTGACATTGGGCACTTGGCTGGGTGGCTGTCTACATGGAAGTATCCTCACATTTCTGGTCTTCAAGTTACCCTACTGTGGCCCCAGTGAGGTGGACAATTTCTTCTGTGATATTCCGGTGGTGCTGCCCCTGGCCTGTGCAGACACCTCTTTAGCTCAGATGGTGAGTTTTACTAATGTCGACGTTGTGACTCTTACttgctttttccttattcttaCTTCCTACGGTCACATTGTCCTTTCCATATTGAAAATCAGCACCTCTGAAGGCAGGCGCCGAGCCTTTTCAACCTGCGGTGCCCacctgatttcaatcttcttgttCTACGGGCCGGTGATGCTCATCTATCTCAGGCCCGCGTCCAGCCCCTGGCTAGATTCTGTTATTCAGGTGTTAAATAATATTGTCACTCCTTCTCTCAACCCTTTGATTTATACCTTAAGAAACAAGGATGTGAAATTGGCTTTGAGAAAAGTATTCACTCAAATGGTCCACATTTCGGGGGCATAA